The following is a genomic window from Sedimenticola thiotaurini.
GCAAGGCATCCGGGTCCGCATCAAAGCGGTGGGACAGGTCGATCAGGGCGGCCCGTTGATTGGTTTTCAGGTAGTCCCGCAGTTCGGAAAGAATCATGGATTCCTCCTTTCAATAAAATCGTTAACGGGATTCACCGGCCGCTGCCGGTGAATCCATCTGTTTCAGGCCTGTTCAGGTTGGCTGGTAAATGTAGCCAGCTGATTTCGGCCCCAGTTACGCAGCACCAGCAGTACCACCAGGAATATGGCCAGCATACCGGCTATCCAGGCCAGCGAGATCCCGGGATGGCGACTGAAGATAGCCGCTTGATAAGAGATGGTCGCCGCCATGTAGGCCAGGCCGGTGGTCCAGCCCGCCACGAACAGGGTCCAGCCCATATTGGTCTCCCGGTAGATGGCAGCTATTGCCGCCGTACAGGGGAAGTAAAGCAGGATCAACAGCAGATAGGCGAAGGCCCCCGCTGCACCATCGAAGCGTGCCACCATGGCGCCGAAGGTGCCGGTAGCAACCGCTTGCTCCTCGGCCGCAACCTCAATACTGCTGACATCCCCCACGTCCAGTCCGAGCGGATCACCCCAGGTGCCCATGGCATCGCCCAGGTTGGCCGGAATCGTGGCCAGGGCCTCATTGATTCCGCCCCAGAAATCAAAAGCGGCCTCTTCCTCAACTGCCTCACCGGCGGCCATGGCATCCGACCTGGCCAGTTCACCGTAAAGCGCATCCAGGGTTCCCACTACGGCCTCTTTCGCCAGCACACCGGTAAAGATACCTACCGCTGCGGGCCAGTTCTCCTCCGTCATGCCCATGGGCGAAAAAGCGGGAGCAATGGTACGGCCGATCTCACTCAGTACCGATTTATCACTGTCCTCATTACCGTAGGTGCCATCCGTTCCGATGGCGTTGAGCACATTGAGTACCAGCACCATGGGTACGATGATTTTGCCGGCCCGGAACATGAAGCTCTTGGTCCGGTCCCAGGAACGCAACAACACCCCCTTGAGGGTCGGTACATGATAGGGCGGCAGTTCCATGACAAACGGCGTGGCCCGTCCCTGCAACAGGGTGTTCTTCATGATCAGACCGGTCAGTACCGCGACGGCGATGCCGATCAGATAAAGACCAAACACCACGTTCTGGGCACCGACCGGAAAGAAGGCTGCCGCAAACAGGGCATAGACCGGCAACCGCGCACCACAGGACATAAAGGGCGTCATCACAATGGTCATGATGCGATCACGCTCCTGCTCCATGGTACGGGTCGCCATGATAGCCGGCACATTACAACCGAAACCCACAATCAGCGGTACGAACGCCTTGCCGGGCAGACCAATGGCACGCATGGCCCGGTCCATGACAAAAGCGGCACGCGCCATGTAGCCGGAATCCTCCAGCGCGGAGAGAAACAGGTAAAGGAAGCCAATCACCGGGATGAAGGTGGCCACCACCTGGATACCGCCACCAATACCACCAGCCACCAGCAGGGTCAGCCACTCCGGTGAACCCATACCCGTCATCAGCGTACCCAGGCCATCCACCAGGATAGTGCCGGTAAACAGGTCAAAAAAGTCAATAAACGAACCACCGATGTTAATGGTGAACATAAACATCAGGTACATCGCCAGCAAAAAGATGGGGATGCCCAGCACCCGGTTGAGCACAATGCGGTCAATCTTGTCAGAGGTACTGCGCTTCACCTCGCTACGCTTATCGACGGTCGCCGAGGTAACCTGGTTAACGAATCCATAACGGGCATCAGCCAGGCTGATATCGATATCGTCACCCAGTCTCTGCTCTGTCTCTTTCTGCAGAGTGGCGACTTTTTCCAATTCACTGGCATTCACCAGGCGCCGGGCCAGGGAGTCATCCTCCAACAACCGTACCGCCAACCAGCGCCCATCGACCTTGTGCGCCTGGGCCACTGTTTCGATATCCGGCAGCAGAGAAGAAATCGCCTGTTCAATGGGTTCGGCGTAGCCTATCTGCTGCCCTGGGATCGCTTGTGCAGTGGCTGCCGCCAGGATCTGGTTCTTCAGGGCATCGACGCCCTCCCCTGTTGATGCCACCACAGGAACTACCGGACAACCCAGCCGGGCAGCCAGCGCTTCCACATCAATTTTCAGATCCCGTTCCGCTGCCACATCCATCATGTTCAGCGCCAGCAAAACAGGTACTTTCATTTCCAGCAGCTGGGCAGTGAGATAGAGATTACGTTCCAGGTTGGAGGCGTCCACAATATTGATGGTCAGGTCCGCCCCGCGCTCCGCAACAAAATCACGGGCTATCTGTTCATCGAGGGAGACTTGCTCTTCCGGCACATCCAATGAGTAGGTGCCCGGCAGATCGATCAGTTCAAATTCAGCATTTTTGAATTTGTAATAGCCGGTCTTGCGCTCCACGGTCACACCCGGCCAGTTGCCCACCCGCTGCTTGGCACCGGTCAATGCATTGAACAGGGTTGTCTTACCACAATTGGGATTACCTACGACGGCGATGGTGAATTTCGTACTCATTATGACTGCCTCTCGATCAGGATGGCTTCCGCCTCGGCCTTTCGCAGGCTCAGGCTGAAGCCGCGCACTTTGATCTCCACCGGATCTCCCATCGGGGCGTAACGGGTAACACTGAACTCCACCCCTGGCGTCACCCCCATGGAGAGCAACTTTTTCCTGTAAATCTTGCCGCCTTCACCGAATCCCACTACACGGCCTACGTCCCCGACCGCCATCTCTTTCAAACTCTCAGACATCAGTTTCTCTCCCAAACGGAATAGCCACTCTGCCCCCATCCGAAGGGATCCAGCTACTCAACAAAAGCATTCACACAGACCACCAGGGAAACGCCGGCGATGGCCGATTTCCCCGCTCAGTCCGCGTCGTTATTGCCTTTCCACCACAATTTTCTGAGACATTCCGAATCCCAGAGCCAGACGGGTTTCTCCCCGCAGCACCACGATATTGCCACCGCATCTTTGCGACACCGTCAGTTCACTACCCACATTCAGCCCCAGGGTGGTAAGGCGCATATCCAGCCCCTTACCTCCTCGCAGCCGAAGAATCCGTACCCGTTCACCCTCCTGGGCCTGGGCCAGTGGAAAAACCGGATTGTTGCCTGTTTCAATGGTCTGCATTGACATGCCCCGCTACAAAGATTTCATTTCAGACATTGGCGTTGTCATCCAGAGGTGCTCGAACCGGCAGTTAAACAAACAGTCAATCCTGTTCATCAATAGCCCGGCCGGTTCCGCTAAAAATGCCATCGACCGGGATCCGGCCAACCAATTTACTGAGTGCAGTTGATAATGATTCGCATTTTGATGATTCCACCCACCGATGTCAACAACCTTTTTACAAATAGGGTAAATAAAGTTTCGGCTGCCCCATCACCCGGCGTGTAACACCACAAGTCGGCCCTCCCCGGTCAGGATCAATGAATGTCCGGTTCAACGGATTTGAGCAGGTCGGTGGAGCGGCAAAAAGCGCTTAAACGGAAACTGCGGCGGGTATCGCCGGATCCACGGCCCGGTTAACCTGTGGATTGAAAAGCAGGTTTCAACAAGCCATTGGCCGGGGATAGATGAAAAGCGCGTAAAACAGTGGGCCTTACCTAATCGGCTCCTCTATACCCCCTGGGGGATGAGTTGGCAGCCAGATCGTTCCCTAAAATGTCGGTCGGGCCAGTTGCCGGATTTACTGAATCAAGCTGAGTTCAACAGGAAACGGCGTTTCAGATTGCTCGGAAACGCCGCCCCTGTTCAGTGGATAACCGACAGATCAGTGGAGATCAAAGCGGTCCAGGTTCATCACCTTGGTCCAGGCCTTGACAAAGTCACGGATGAACCGTTCCTGGGCATCCTCCGTCGCGTACACCTCTGCCAGGGCACGTAACTCGGAGTTTGACCCAAAGATCAGATCAACCCGTGTACCAGTCCATTTCAACTCACCACTCTTCCGATCACTGCCCTGAAACAGATCTTCATCCTCGTCACTCGCCTTCCAACTGGTCGACATATCGAGCAGGTTGACAAAGAAGTCATTGGTCAATGTCTCCGGGCGTTCGGTAAAGACCCCGTGGGGCACCTGATTGAAGTTGCTGTTTAGAACCCGCATGCCACCCACCAGCACGGTCATCTCCGGCGCCGTCAGGGTAAGCAGTTGCGCCTTGTCCACCAGCAGCTCTTCAGCGGAGATGGTGTACTTGGCCTTCTGATAGTTACGGAAGCCATCGGCTATCGGTTCAAGCACCGCGAAGGACTCAATATCGGTCTGTTCCTGGGAAGCATCCATACGCCCTGGGGTGAAAGGGACCTCCACCTCATGCCCAGCATTCCGTGCCGCCTGTTCAACAGCCGCACAACCGGCCAGTACAATCAGGTCCGCCATGGAGACCGGTTTATTGAAATCACCCTGGATCGTTTCCAGAACGTTCAACACTTTCTCCAGTTGATCCGGCTGATTGACTTCCCAATCTTTCTGTGGCGCCAGACGAATCCGCCCGCCGTTTGCCCCACCCCGCATATCGGAACCGCGGAAAGTGGAAGCCGATGCCCAGGCCGTGGATACCAATTCACCAATTGACAGCCCCGAATCGAGAACGGCTCTTTTAAGGCTGGCGATGTCGGCATCATCAATCAACTCGTGATTCACGGCCGGGATGGGATCCTGCCAGATCAGCTCTTCTGCAGGTACTTCCGGACCAAGATAGCGGGAGCGAGGCCCCATATCCCGATGGGTCAGCTTGAACCAGGCCCGGGCGAACGCCTCGGCAAATTCATCCGGGTTCTCATGAAAACGGCGCGATATTTTCTCGTAGTCCGGATCGAAGCGCAGCGCCAGATCCGTCGTCAGCATAGCGGGTACCGTGCGTTTGGTCGGGTCGTGGGCATCCGGTACCGAGTTGGCGCCGGCCCCATGCTTGGGTATCCACTGATGCGCACCGGCCGGACTCTTGGTCAGCTCCCAGTCGTAACCGAACAGATTCCAGAAGAAGTTGTTACTCCACTTGGTGGGAGTAGTGGTCCAGGTCACTTCCAGTCCACTGGAGATGGTGTCTCCGCCCTTGCCTGACCCATGACTGCTACGCCAGCCAAGGCCCTGTTCTTCGATACCCGCCGCTTCCGGCTCGGGACCGACCAGCGCCGCATCGCCGGCACCATGGGTTTTACCGAAGGTGTGCCCGCCGGCTATCAGTGCAACCGTCTCTTCATCATCCATGGCCATGCGGGCAAAGGTCTCCCGAATATCCTTTGCCGCCGCCAGCGGGTCCGGGTTGCCATTTGGGCCCTCCGGATTGACGTAGATCAGCCCCATCTGCACGGCTGCCAGCGGATTTTCCAGCTCCTCGTGCTCACCGGTATAACGTTGATCGGCCAGCCACTCCTTCTCTGCGCCCCAGTAGATATCCTTTTCCGGCTCCCAGATATCTTCCCGGCCACCCGCGAATCCAAAGGTCTTAAACCCCATCGACTCCAGCGCCACGTTTCCGGTCAGGATGATCAGGTCAGCCCAGGAGATTTTCTCGCCATATTTCTGTTTGATCGGCCAGATCAATCTGCGTGCCTTATCCAGGTTGACATTGTCAGGCCAGCTGTTGACCGGCGCGAAGCGCTGATTACCGGTGCCCGCACCGCCGCGGCCATCACTGGTACGGTAGGTACCTGCGCTGTGCCAAGCCATACGTATAAAAAACGGCCCATAGTGACCGAAATCGGCCGGCCACCACTCCTGGGATTGGGTCATCAATTCACGCAGGTCACTCTTCACGGCGTCAAGATCCAGGGTCTTGAACGCTTCGGCGTAATTGAACTCCGCCCCCATCGGATTGGATTCGGATGAATGTTGGCGGAGAATATCCAGCCGTAGCTGGTTAGGCCACCACTCATTGTTGGAAGTACCACCACCCGCTGCATGATGGAACGGGCATTTACTTTCACTCTCTCGGGCCTGCATAACTAAACGCTCCTATGCTATTGAATACCCCCTCTCCCGGAGGTCTTGGGACTGACTGACCCGATGGGTCAGGACTTAAAAACAAGTCTAAGCCGAAATGAATGATAGGTATAATTAATTGTATAATTTCAATTTATCGATTTTTTCGATTATGTGATTTATATCTCCTCCCCCGGATGCATATACCCTTGCAGATCAACCGGCGAATAATCACACCCATCCAGTTATCGGCCCCCGTTATTCAGGCCGACCGGAGCGCCCCGCTATCAAGGAAGGGCTGAGCGATAAAGCCGCGGCCACTCTTCCGCCCAGCAACATCGGTGGTCGAACTCCGGGACAAGGTGCAGATTGCGCCCCTCGATCCCGCGAATCGCTGCCGGGTAATGTTCGGTAAGTACCGGCGGAATTACCCGATCCCGTCCGCCGACAAAGTGGGTTTGTCTGACCCCGGTCAACCGCTGCGCCCGTTCCGCCGGGTTCAGCGAGCCGTACAACGGGGTGATGTGGTGGTGGGCGGCCCAGGCCTGTGGATCGAGATTACCCGCCACCGTCACCAGGTGGTCCACGTCGTCCCTCAGCCCGGCCAGCAGCACGGCCACCGCACCGCCACCCGAATAGCCCACCAGGATGAGACGGCTGGCGCCGAAGCGGGCCTTGAAGTGCTCCAGCGCCCGGTTCGAGGCGTCGATCACCTCCGGGGCGAAACGCGCCCCGGTCCAGTAACGCCTGGGACAGGCATCTGCTGTCGTGTCCAGGTACTGGCACGGGCGGGCCAGGTAGACGGCATTGCCGTGCGGATGGGCCAGGGCCAGTTTAAGGCCAACCGGGTTGACCGGTGTGGGATTGGAAGAAGCCGTGGATGAACTTAGCCAGGCGAGGCCGTCGCCCTCGATGTAGATGGTAAGGGTATCGGCCTCGTGGATGCGGGCGGGCAGGTAGGCGACGAGATCAAATCGACCGACCGACAACACCATCGCCTGCCAGTCTCGCCCTGCGGCCAGGGCATCTGCCGTCGCCCGTCGTTCCGTCACCGTCGGCACGCCAGCACAAGCTGTGAGCAGCATAGCCACCACCAGCAATGCTATCCCCCTCACAGCGCAAACCCTCCCAGCCTGAACGAACAACAATAAAAGATACTACCCGATAAAAACAAAACCCGGCCAGGCCGGGCTTCTCTGGCCGCCATGCTTCCGCCTATTCAGAACGGCATCTGCGCCAGCGCACCGCCTGCCGGCTGAAATTGTTATTCTGGAGAGCGTCCCATGACTACTGGTAGGGAACCACACTAGCGTTCTCCATGCGATAACCCGCCTCCCCCAACTGGCTCGACAGGCGCTCGACACGTATCGTGCCAGTCACCCACACGGTGTCGAAAAGATGACCCGGGAAGGCCGTTCCTTCACGCATAACGACGTGCACGGTCTGGTTGGCAGGCGGAGGAGGCACATGGATGCAGGCACCGTAGTAAGGTACCAGGAGAAATTGATCGATCCTCTCGGCATCCATTTCCAGCGGCACCACGAAACCGGGGAGCTTTACCCGCTGCCCCTCGAGGGCCTGGACAACGGGCGCTTTGCTCCACAGCTCCATCAATTTATCGAGAAGCTCCTGCGCCCGTGGATCCTCATCGCTAATATCATCGGCGTTGAACTCCTCCATCAGTAGCTCCGGCCGCCAGTCCTCGGGGATGAGTTCGTCCCAGTCCATCTCTTTGGCCACCAGGTCCCCACTGTCAACGGGGCTGGTTACTGTCTCGGGTACCCGGCCTGCTTCCCCTACAGCAGAGGTTCCTGGTTGTTGCGTATCAGACCCGGTCTGGGTCTGTGAATCAGCAGACCGGTCGCATCCGGTCAATACCATGGGAACCAGGAGCAATAGTGACAACAAACATCGGAAGCGCATCATTGTACCCCTACCCTATACCCGTACCGACAAGCCATCAGCCAGTGACAGGCGATAAGCGCGATAGCTGGGAATACTGCCCACCAGGAAACCGGCTGCCACCACTGCACCCAGCAAGATCAACTCGTAACTGGAGAGGCCACCGATCTGAATGAAGATTCCAAAACGGCTCTCTATGATTGGCTGGCCGACCAACAGCAGGAGGTAGAGCAACGCCATGCCCAGCACCGTTCCGATCAGCGTAAGAAAACCGGCCTCCCCCATGATCAATGCAAACACGTGACCGGGACGTGCACCCACCGAGCGCAGGATGGCCATTTCCCGTCGACGTTCATTCAGGCTGGTCAACAGGGCCGTCAACATACCGAACAGTCCGACCACCACCACGAAGGCCGAGACGATCAGCAGAGCATTTTCGGCAATACCGATAAGCTCCCACAGTTGGGTGAGCGCCACCCCGGGAAGGATTGCGGACAGCGGTTCTTCGGGATAGTCGTTGATAAACCGTTGCACCTGGAAGGTCGCGATTTTGGATTTCAATCCCACCAGTGCGCCGGTTATCGCCTTGGGGGTCAGGTTCATCCTGCGCGTCTGTTCCGCCGATATAGACAACCCGGGAACCGGCGCCCCACCCTGCCAGTCCACGTGTATGGCTTCGATCGCTTCAAGACTGACGTGTACAGTACGATCGACCGGCGTGCCGGTTCGCGCAAGAATACCAACCACCTTGAATGGTTTATCATCGTGGCGGGCAAAACTGACGTCGCTCGCGCCATGTGCCACGACAATCGAATCGCCGACCTGATAACCCAGTTTATCGGCAACCTCAGCGCCCAGAACGGCATCGTACAGATCGGAAAACTGTTTTCCCTCGGCGATAGCCAGTTGGCGATCTCGCGCATAGCGGTAGTGTTCAAAGTAGGCTGGCGTGGTACCCAGGACACGGAACCCACGGTGTGAATCTCCCAGGGAGATCGGCACGGTCCAGTTCACTTTCGGGTTCGCGGCGATATCCTGATAACTCTTCCAGGATATATTGTTCGTTGCGTCACCGATGCGAAATACCGTGTACAGCAAAAGCTGTACCGGTCCACTGCGTGCACCGACGATCAGATCGGTTCCCGATAGGGTATTAGCAAAACTCGCCCGCGCCTCGGTACGCAGTCGCTCGACACCAACCAAAAGCGCCACGCTCAACGCAATGGAAATTACCGTTAACAGGGCCGTAACACGCCGGTTCACCAGGCTCTTCCAGGCCAGTAAAAAGATCGCCATGGATCAGCCCTCCTCCAGTTTGCAGGTTGCCCTGTTGATCTCGGACAGATCGATGGTATGGTCGAACATGTGTTCCAGCGAAGCGTCGTGACTGACGAAGATCAGCGTTGCACCGACTCCACGACACTCGTCAAACAACAGGCGGATAAATGATTCACGTCGATCCGCATCGAGCGATGAGGTCGGCTCGTCGGCGATCAGCAGTTCCGGCGAGCCCATCAGGGCACGCGCTGCAGCGACCCGCTGCTGCTGACCCACACTGAGAGTGGTGACTGCGCGTCGATGCAGATCGGGATGATCCATGTCCAGGTGCTGAAGCAAGCGTCTCGCCTCTGCTTCAAGAGCACCGCTCCGGGTCAATGCCTTGGATCGGCGGTGCGACGAGAACCTGCAGGGCAATATGACATTATCCACCACCGACAGGTACGGGATCAGGTTGAACATCTGAAAGATGTAACCGATATGATCGGCCCGAAAGTGGTCTCGTTGAACACTGCCAAGCTGCCCCAACTCCTGGCCCATAACGCGCACTGACCCAACAGCTGCCGTCGTCACACCCGACAAAAGGCTCAACAGGGTACTCTTTCCACTTCCACTTGGGCCCTTGATGAAAAGACACTCACCCGATGCCACCTGAAAGCTATCAATGGACAAGACCGTTGGGGCATCCGGTCGCCAGGCAAATTCCAGGTCTGTGACATCGATGACCAATTTATGTCTCTCTCTTTAATAGACAACGCCGGCCCCAAGTAAATGCGGGACCGGCCATTTCCTGGGTTAGGTTTCAGAAGTTAACGACATGATCAGCCGGTGATAGTTCCGCAGCACCTTGCTTACTTTCAATGACGTACTGCACATTCAGCTTCTCGGTACGCGGGAAGGCTTCAAACAACTCGACGCTCAGTTGGGTCAACTTGTCCGGCTGTTCACATTCGAAGTGATAGGTGGCCTCGATATCGGCGTGGTCTCCTCCTTCGTGCTCTTCGTGCTCGTGCTCTTCGTGCTCGTGCTCTTCGTGCTCGTGCTCTTCGTGCTCGTGCTCTTCGTGCTCGTCGGCAAGCAGGGGCGATGTAACCGCCACTTTTTCCATCTGACAACCCGCTTCGGAGTTAAAGCGGAACAGTTGATTGCCGTCTTTCAGCATCGCAACTGCCTTATCCAACGCCGCATGATCGGCATCCGAGGAAGGGGCATGCTCAAAACCGACAATGTTTGCAGCCGGACTATCCAGTTCCAGGTGCACTTCCTGGCCTTCGAGGGCCAGGTTCAAGGCCGCGATGCCGTGCACATGGGCGCCATGCTGCCGGTGCTCATGGTCATGACTTTCGTCTGCGGATATTCCAGGGGCAGCCAGTGCCAGCGGAGCCAGCAGGGAAGCCGTCAAGATGATTCGATTCATATTCAGTATCTCCTTTTCAGCTCAATAGATAGAGCTTCATGTCAATGGGTAACAGGTCAATCGTGGGGCTTTTTAGCGCAGTCGGCACAGGTCCCCAGCAGCTCAACAACCGGCCGCTTGGTACGGAATCCGATGGCACTGCTGGCCGCCTTGAGGCTCTTGGTTACGTTTGGGGCTTCAACCTCGGCGACCTCCCCACAGTTGTCGCAGATCAGAAACTGACTGGAGTGAGGATGTTCAGGATGGGCACAGCTCACGTAGGCGTGCAGGCTCTCCAACTTGTGAATCAGGCCCTGTTCAAGCAGAAAATCCAGGGCCCGGTAGACCGTTGGTGGGGCTGGATTTTTCACTACACCGCGCATCCGATCCAGCAGCTCGTATGCACTTAACGGTTTATCAGACACACACAGCA
Proteins encoded in this region:
- a CDS encoding ABC transporter ATP-binding protein; its protein translation is MASGECLFIKGPSGSGKSTLLSLLSGVTTAAVGSVRVMGQELGQLGSVQRDHFRADHIGYIFQMFNLIPYLSVVDNVILPCRFSSHRRSKALTRSGALEAEARRLLQHLDMDHPDLHRRAVTTLSVGQQQRVAAARALMGSPELLIADEPTSSLDADRRESFIRLLFDECRGVGATLIFVSHDASLEHMFDHTIDLSEINRATCKLEEG
- the katG gene encoding catalase/peroxidase HPI → MQARESESKCPFHHAAGGGTSNNEWWPNQLRLDILRQHSSESNPMGAEFNYAEAFKTLDLDAVKSDLRELMTQSQEWWPADFGHYGPFFIRMAWHSAGTYRTSDGRGGAGTGNQRFAPVNSWPDNVNLDKARRLIWPIKQKYGEKISWADLIILTGNVALESMGFKTFGFAGGREDIWEPEKDIYWGAEKEWLADQRYTGEHEELENPLAAVQMGLIYVNPEGPNGNPDPLAAAKDIRETFARMAMDDEETVALIAGGHTFGKTHGAGDAALVGPEPEAAGIEEQGLGWRSSHGSGKGGDTISSGLEVTWTTTPTKWSNNFFWNLFGYDWELTKSPAGAHQWIPKHGAGANSVPDAHDPTKRTVPAMLTTDLALRFDPDYEKISRRFHENPDEFAEAFARAWFKLTHRDMGPRSRYLGPEVPAEELIWQDPIPAVNHELIDDADIASLKRAVLDSGLSIGELVSTAWASASTFRGSDMRGGANGGRIRLAPQKDWEVNQPDQLEKVLNVLETIQGDFNKPVSMADLIVLAGCAAVEQAARNAGHEVEVPFTPGRMDASQEQTDIESFAVLEPIADGFRNYQKAKYTISAEELLVDKAQLLTLTAPEMTVLVGGMRVLNSNFNQVPHGVFTERPETLTNDFFVNLLDMSTSWKASDEDEDLFQGSDRKSGELKWTGTRVDLIFGSNSELRALAEVYATEDAQERFIRDFVKAWTKVMNLDRFDLH
- a CDS encoding DUF3299 domain-containing protein, encoding MDWDELIPEDWRPELLMEEFNADDISDEDPRAQELLDKLMELWSKAPVVQALEGQRVKLPGFVVPLEMDAERIDQFLLVPYYGACIHVPPPPANQTVHVVMREGTAFPGHLFDTVWVTGTIRVERLSSQLGEAGYRMENASVVPYQ
- the feoB gene encoding Fe(2+) transporter permease subunit FeoB — protein: MSTKFTIAVVGNPNCGKTTLFNALTGAKQRVGNWPGVTVERKTGYYKFKNAEFELIDLPGTYSLDVPEEQVSLDEQIARDFVAERGADLTINIVDASNLERNLYLTAQLLEMKVPVLLALNMMDVAAERDLKIDVEALAARLGCPVVPVVASTGEGVDALKNQILAAATAQAIPGQQIGYAEPIEQAISSLLPDIETVAQAHKVDGRWLAVRLLEDDSLARRLVNASELEKVATLQKETEQRLGDDIDISLADARYGFVNQVTSATVDKRSEVKRSTSDKIDRIVLNRVLGIPIFLLAMYLMFMFTINIGGSFIDFFDLFTGTILVDGLGTLMTGMGSPEWLTLLVAGGIGGGIQVVATFIPVIGFLYLFLSALEDSGYMARAAFVMDRAMRAIGLPGKAFVPLIVGFGCNVPAIMATRTMEQERDRIMTIVMTPFMSCGARLPVYALFAAAFFPVGAQNVVFGLYLIGIAVAVLTGLIMKNTLLQGRATPFVMELPPYHVPTLKGVLLRSWDRTKSFMFRAGKIIVPMVLVLNVLNAIGTDGTYGNEDSDKSVLSEIGRTIAPAFSPMGMTEENWPAAVGIFTGVLAKEAVVGTLDALYGELARSDAMAAGEAVEEEAAFDFWGGINEALATIPANLGDAMGTWGDPLGLDVGDVSSIEVAAEEQAVATGTFGAMVARFDGAAGAFAYLLLILLYFPCTAAIAAIYRETNMGWTLFVAGWTTGLAYMAATISYQAAIFSRHPGISLAWIAGMLAIFLVVLLVLRNWGRNQLATFTSQPEQA
- a CDS encoding FeoA family protein, translated to MSESLKEMAVGDVGRVVGFGEGGKIYRKKLLSMGVTPGVEFSVTRYAPMGDPVEIKVRGFSLSLRKAEAEAILIERQS
- a CDS encoding alpha/beta fold hydrolase codes for the protein MRGIALLVVAMLLTACAGVPTVTERRATADALAAGRDWQAMVLSVGRFDLVAYLPARIHEADTLTIYIEGDGLAWLSSSTASSNPTPVNPVGLKLALAHPHGNAVYLARPCQYLDTTADACPRRYWTGARFAPEVIDASNRALEHFKARFGASRLILVGYSGGGAVAVLLAGLRDDVDHLVTVAGNLDPQAWAAHHHITPLYGSLNPAERAQRLTGVRQTHFVGGRDRVIPPVLTEHYPAAIRGIEGRNLHLVPEFDHRCCWAEEWPRLYRSALP
- a CDS encoding ABC transporter permease, which translates into the protein MAIFLLAWKSLVNRRVTALLTVISIALSVALLVGVERLRTEARASFANTLSGTDLIVGARSGPVQLLLYTVFRIGDATNNISWKSYQDIAANPKVNWTVPISLGDSHRGFRVLGTTPAYFEHYRYARDRQLAIAEGKQFSDLYDAVLGAEVADKLGYQVGDSIVVAHGASDVSFARHDDKPFKVVGILARTGTPVDRTVHVSLEAIEAIHVDWQGGAPVPGLSISAEQTRRMNLTPKAITGALVGLKSKIATFQVQRFINDYPEEPLSAILPGVALTQLWELIGIAENALLIVSAFVVVVGLFGMLTALLTSLNERRREMAILRSVGARPGHVFALIMGEAGFLTLIGTVLGMALLYLLLLVGQPIIESRFGIFIQIGGLSSYELILLGAVVAAGFLVGSIPSYRAYRLSLADGLSVRV
- a CDS encoding transcriptional repressor, with amino-acid sequence MTNKHLNHVLKQAELLCRERGVRLTDQRRTVLQLLCVSDKPLSAYELLDRMRGVVKNPAPPTVYRALDFLLEQGLIHKLESLHAYVSCAHPEHPHSSQFLICDNCGEVAEVEAPNVTKSLKAASSAIGFRTKRPVVELLGTCADCAKKPHD
- a CDS encoding FeoA family protein, encoding MQTIETGNNPVFPLAQAQEGERVRILRLRGGKGLDMRLTTLGLNVGSELTVSQRCGGNIVVLRGETRLALGFGMSQKIVVERQ
- a CDS encoding DUF2796 domain-containing protein, yielding MNRIILTASLLAPLALAAPGISADESHDHEHRQHGAHVHGIAALNLALEGQEVHLELDSPAANIVGFEHAPSSDADHAALDKAVAMLKDGNQLFRFNSEAGCQMEKVAVTSPLLADEHEEHEHEEHEHEEHEHEEHEHEEHEGGDHADIEATYHFECEQPDKLTQLSVELFEAFPRTEKLNVQYVIESKQGAAELSPADHVVNF